A DNA window from Aestuariispira ectoiniformans contains the following coding sequences:
- a CDS encoding carbohydrate kinase family protein — MKALTIGGATIDVIATVADREIERITMHNATSSFLLLEEGRKVEAEQIDSFVGGGATNAAVSMARQGLQVSCLVKLGQDLEAEKVISCLSEEGIDTSGAIRNAALPTAKSIMISSHVNNPTIFVSRGANTLLTPEEITPEIFDGQDLVYVTGLSGNSAACFPRIVELAKTAGARVAANPGIRQLTYRGQEILRTLQWVDVVTLNTVEAAQLCVALPLESRDRLPSQGVDGAKPGGPELLEDGLPLGERRVALQKFAELMHAHGPSTVVVTNGSEGAYICHDGNIHFCPSLPVTVRGTAGAGDAFASTFAAQQALGQDAETAAKLAAINAASVVGRIDTQSGLLRADALAEKL; from the coding sequence ATGAAAGCCCTTACCATCGGCGGCGCCACCATCGACGTGATTGCCACAGTCGCAGATCGCGAAATTGAACGCATCACCATGCATAACGCCACCTCCTCCTTCCTGCTGCTGGAGGAAGGGCGCAAGGTTGAAGCAGAGCAGATTGATTCCTTCGTCGGCGGCGGAGCAACCAACGCGGCCGTTTCCATGGCGCGCCAGGGGTTACAGGTATCCTGCCTCGTCAAGCTGGGTCAGGATCTGGAGGCAGAGAAGGTTATTTCCTGCCTTTCCGAAGAAGGTATTGATACCAGCGGCGCCATTCGCAACGCCGCCCTGCCGACGGCCAAGTCGATCATGATCTCCTCGCATGTGAACAACCCCACGATCTTTGTCAGCCGCGGTGCAAATACCCTGCTGACACCCGAAGAAATCACACCGGAGATTTTCGACGGCCAGGATCTGGTTTATGTCACGGGCCTGTCGGGTAATTCAGCCGCCTGTTTCCCGCGCATCGTGGAACTCGCCAAGACCGCCGGCGCGCGCGTCGCCGCCAACCCCGGCATTCGTCAATTGACCTATCGCGGGCAGGAAATCCTGCGGACCCTGCAATGGGTTGATGTTGTCACCCTGAACACGGTCGAGGCGGCACAGCTTTGCGTGGCGCTGCCGCTGGAAAGCCGGGACCGCCTGCCCTCCCAAGGAGTGGACGGGGCCAAGCCGGGAGGACCGGAACTGCTGGAGGATGGCCTGCCGCTGGGTGAGCGCCGCGTCGCCCTGCAGAAATTCGCGGAACTCATGCATGCGCACGGCCCCTCGACCGTCGTCGTCACCAACGGTTCCGAAGGGGCCTATATCTGCCACGACGGCAACATTCATTTCTGTCCGTCCCTGCCGGTCACAGTGCGCGGAACCGCCGGTGCGGGCGATGCCTTCGCCTCAACGTTTGCCGCCCAGCAGGCCCTGGGACAAGACGCGGAGACGGCGGCAAAACTGGCGGCGATCAACGCAGCCTCCGTCGTCGGGCGTATCGACACACAAAGCGGCCTCCTGAGGGCAGACGCCTTGGCAGAAAAGCTGTAA
- a CDS encoding ATP-binding protein, translating into MTGRDGDKQSTQDGGQDTGNASSPWRHVLVAGLLLVWLGLGWQSYNLTLAALFSEQEKSGNATLDVYGAALRGSLEKYRALPRLLSRHPLVTALMHDMDNPEKVQDVNILFGESKVVTGAAEIYLMRADATTIAASNAYAPDSFIGANFAYRPYYQQAIEGRLGRYFAQGTTSKKRGYYFSYPIWAKHQIAGVITVKVDIDALETLFQDTPRDAVVTDKHGIVFMATRPEWRFHSLTPLGPKDIQEVENNRQYGDVKIEPLDWVYQDDGTIKAVEIRDKRKTILNWRKLDKPLTDIGWTVSLLLPVKTLYTQALAVAAIVMLVVFGTGVIIRNAIQRRRDLADRLELQRQARRNLEQSAHELERRVEERTRELRKTQDELIHAAKLAALGRMSAGISHELNQPLTAIRAYNDTAVKFIDKNRPENAKENLGIINDLVARMSEIIRYFRTFAREGDPTLEVFNLTEVIENIKRFMGPRLQREGVTLLIRSNEKIVPVRANQTRMEQVLVNIVGNALDAMREADSPAKRIEISLGIDHVKNQVRLAVRDYGPGLSANVASHVFDPFFTTKEAGDGLGLGLSISYNIVKDFDGSLQVENHPRGGAIFTVTLPIAKEDRLKQAI; encoded by the coding sequence GTGACCGGCCGCGACGGCGACAAGCAATCGACACAAGATGGCGGGCAGGATACCGGGAATGCATCCAGCCCCTGGCGGCATGTACTGGTGGCGGGACTGCTGCTGGTCTGGCTGGGGCTGGGTTGGCAGAGTTACAATCTGACACTTGCCGCGCTGTTCTCCGAACAGGAAAAGTCAGGTAACGCCACGCTGGACGTCTATGGGGCGGCCCTGCGTGGCAGCCTGGAGAAATACCGCGCGCTGCCCCGCCTGCTCTCCCGCCATCCCCTGGTCACCGCGCTGATGCATGACATGGACAACCCCGAGAAGGTGCAGGATGTGAATATCCTGTTCGGGGAAAGCAAAGTGGTGACCGGGGCTGCGGAAATCTACCTGATGCGGGCGGATGCAACGACGATCGCCGCCAGCAACGCCTATGCGCCGGACTCCTTCATCGGCGCGAACTTTGCCTATCGTCCTTATTACCAGCAGGCCATCGAGGGACGGCTGGGCCGGTATTTCGCACAGGGCACCACCTCGAAAAAACGCGGATACTATTTCTCCTATCCAATCTGGGCAAAACACCAGATCGCCGGCGTCATTACCGTCAAGGTCGACATTGATGCGCTGGAAACCCTGTTCCAGGACACCCCCCGCGATGCAGTCGTCACCGATAAACATGGCATCGTTTTCATGGCGACCCGTCCTGAGTGGCGCTTTCACTCGCTCACCCCGCTTGGCCCGAAAGATATTCAGGAGGTCGAAAATAACCGGCAATACGGTGATGTGAAAATTGAGCCTCTGGACTGGGTTTATCAGGATGATGGCACCATCAAGGCTGTCGAAATCCGGGACAAACGCAAAACCATCCTCAACTGGCGTAAGCTGGATAAACCGCTGACCGATATTGGCTGGACCGTGTCGCTGCTGCTGCCAGTGAAGACCCTCTATACACAGGCGCTGGCCGTGGCCGCAATTGTCATGCTGGTTGTCTTCGGCACCGGCGTGATCATCCGCAACGCAATCCAGCGCCGCCGTGACCTGGCCGATCGCCTGGAACTGCAACGTCAGGCCCGACGCAACCTGGAACAGTCCGCCCATGAACTGGAACGCCGTGTGGAGGAACGCACCCGCGAATTACGCAAGACGCAGGATGAATTGATCCACGCCGCCAAACTTGCCGCCCTCGGCCGCATGTCCGCCGGGATCAGCCATGAACTGAACCAACCGCTGACCGCGATCCGCGCCTATAACGATACGGCAGTAAAATTCATCGACAAGAACCGGCCCGAAAATGCCAAGGAAAACCTGGGCATCATCAACGATCTTGTCGCCAGAATGTCGGAAATTATCCGTTATTTCAGAACCTTCGCCCGTGAAGGCGATCCGACACTGGAAGTGTTCAACCTGACCGAGGTGATCGAAAACATCAAACGCTTCATGGGTCCCCGGTTGCAACGTGAGGGCGTGACCCTGCTGATCCGCAGCAATGAGAAAATCGTCCCGGTTCGCGCCAACCAGACCCGAATGGAACAGGTTCTCGTTAACATCGTCGGCAACGCCCTGGATGCCATGCGCGAGGCAGACAGCCCCGCCAAGCGGATCGAAATCAGCCTTGGCATCGATCATGTGAAAAATCAGGTTCGGCTTGCCGTGCGCGATTACGGTCCGGGCCTGTCGGCAAATGTCGCCTCACATGTGTTCGACCCCTTCTTCACGACCAAGGAGGCAGGCGACGGCCTTGGGCTGGGGCTGTCGATTTCCTATAATATTGTCAAAGACTTTGACGGCAGTCTACAAGTGGAGAACCATCCCCGGGGTGGTGCGATTTTCACCGTCACCCTGCCAATCGCAAAAGAAGACAGGCTGAAGCAAGCGATATGA
- a CDS encoding TRAP transporter substrate-binding protein, whose product MRGIKMGIAAAALAFAATSAQAADITIKFSHVVAENTPKGKMANKFAELVHERLGDRVEVEVYPNSQLFGDNKVLEAMALGDVQLAAPSLSKFGKYTSKLQVFDLPFLFKDMKAVEKFQQGPKGQELLHSMEDKGFIGLGYLHNGMKQLSASQPLIEPADADGLKFRIMSSDVLAAQFEAVQAVPLKKPFSEVFTLLQTKAIDGQENTWSNIYSKKFFEVQDHITESNHGVLDYLVVTSADFWNGLPDDIRPVIKKSLDEAIAYGNKISMEKAEADKKAIAESGRTTIHELTDEQRAAWVESMKPVWKQFEGDIGKDLIDAAVASNG is encoded by the coding sequence ATGCGTGGGATCAAAATGGGTATCGCTGCGGCCGCACTGGCATTTGCAGCAACGTCCGCACAGGCGGCCGACATCACGATCAAATTCAGCCATGTGGTGGCCGAAAACACCCCGAAAGGGAAAATGGCCAATAAATTCGCCGAACTCGTCCATGAACGCCTGGGCGATCGGGTGGAAGTCGAAGTTTATCCGAACTCCCAGTTGTTCGGTGACAACAAGGTTCTGGAAGCCATGGCCCTGGGCGATGTGCAACTGGCGGCCCCGTCCCTGTCCAAATTCGGTAAATACACCAGCAAGCTGCAGGTCTTCGATCTGCCTTTCCTGTTCAAGGACATGAAGGCCGTAGAAAAATTCCAGCAGGGCCCGAAAGGCCAGGAACTGCTGCATTCCATGGAAGACAAGGGCTTTATCGGCCTCGGTTACCTGCATAACGGCATGAAGCAGCTTTCCGCCAGCCAGCCCCTGATCGAACCGGCTGACGCCGATGGCCTGAAGTTCCGCATCATGTCCTCCGACGTGCTGGCGGCCCAGTTCGAAGCCGTTCAGGCCGTACCGTTGAAAAAGCCGTTCTCCGAAGTCTTCACCCTGCTGCAGACGAAGGCCATCGACGGTCAGGAAAACACCTGGTCCAATATCTATTCCAAGAAGTTCTTCGAGGTTCAGGACCACATCACGGAATCCAACCACGGCGTTCTGGACTATCTGGTCGTAACCTCCGCCGATTTCTGGAACGGCCTGCCGGACGATATCCGTCCCGTGATCAAGAAGTCCCTGGATGAGGCCATTGCCTATGGCAACAAAATCTCCATGGAAAAGGCCGAAGCGGACAAGAAGGCAATCGCCGAAAGCGGCCGCACGACCATTCACGAACTGACCGACGAACAGCGCGCCGCATGGGTTGAATCGATGAAGCCGGTCTGGAAACAGTTCGAAGGCGATATCGGCAAGGACCTGATCGACGCCGCCGTCGCGTCCAACGGATAA
- a CDS encoding lipase family protein, giving the protein MTNETREIEQVDGPKLLALKPPIQRAAYSDRTAWQMALLAELAYIRFEKPPFEKLFDLSKELAALSNAKAINKRLEALQSFFRTPDASDGEKRLKATLKASGFELVGTFYNHSLDILANTEGYVAKWTGGNGREFAVLSIRGTTSPQDWINNANIGLESIGGGRQVHKGFHKAYSDVEADISKLLKKVTGLPLYITGHSLGGAVAVIATWYQARDTLAACYTFGSPRVGNHKFNDGFKTPIYRVVNSFDPVPLVPPTRHFISILKFTCQILSKFFLAGFFEVARDWLKTVQGYRHAGDLRHMTSGEMDDKGGYPTVKYYTHFGLIDRIERLWMLVSKAQLKRLDMYHNMTTYRRKLRYRALERAPK; this is encoded by the coding sequence ATGACAAATGAGACTAGAGAAATAGAGCAGGTGGACGGCCCAAAGCTGCTGGCGCTCAAGCCACCGATACAGCGTGCGGCCTACAGTGACCGGACCGCCTGGCAGATGGCCCTGTTGGCGGAACTTGCCTATATCCGATTTGAAAAGCCGCCCTTTGAAAAGCTTTTCGATCTGTCCAAGGAACTCGCCGCACTCAGCAATGCGAAGGCGATCAACAAACGCTTGGAGGCCCTGCAAAGCTTTTTCCGCACGCCTGATGCAAGCGACGGGGAAAAGCGGTTAAAGGCAACACTGAAGGCATCCGGCTTTGAACTGGTGGGTACATTCTATAATCACTCCCTCGATATTCTGGCGAATACGGAAGGCTATGTCGCCAAATGGACCGGGGGAAACGGGCGTGAATTTGCGGTGCTGTCAATTCGGGGAACCACATCGCCGCAGGACTGGATCAATAACGCTAACATCGGGCTGGAATCCATCGGGGGTGGCCGACAGGTCCACAAGGGGTTTCACAAGGCCTATTCGGATGTCGAGGCCGATATCTCAAAACTGCTGAAAAAGGTGACTGGTCTGCCATTGTATATTACCGGTCATTCCCTTGGCGGGGCAGTTGCCGTGATTGCTACCTGGTACCAGGCCCGTGATACGCTGGCGGCCTGTTACACCTTTGGTTCGCCGCGTGTCGGTAACCATAAATTCAATGATGGTTTCAAAACCCCGATATACCGTGTGGTCAATTCCTTCGATCCTGTGCCACTGGTGCCACCGACGCGGCATTTTATCTCGATCCTGAAATTTACCTGCCAGATACTGTCCAAATTCTTTCTGGCGGGCTTCTTTGAGGTGGCGCGGGACTGGCTGAAAACGGTGCAGGGATATCGCCATGCCGGTGATCTGCGCCATATGACCTCCGGCGAGATGGACGACAAGGGAGGCTATCCAACTGTTAAATACTATACCCATTTCGGCCTGATAGACCGGATCGAACGATTATGGATGCTGGTCTCCAAGGCGCAGTTGAAGCGGTTGGACATGTATCACAATATGACCACCTACCGGCGCAAGTTGCGTTACCGCGCGTTGGAACGGGCGCCGAAATGA
- a CDS encoding TRAP transporter large permease translates to MTTLALFALLFLFMFLGMPIAMALGLSSVMTILFFSSDSIASIALKLFESLSEHYTLLAIPFFILSSGFLSTGGVARRLIRFAVSIVGHIKGGLAMASVLACMLFAAVSGSSPATVAAIGSIVIAGMAKSGYPKSFAAGVICNAGTLGILIPPSIVMLVYAAATEVSAARMFMAGFIPGISMGLLLMVAIYVVARVKNLPASPFPGFGEVSASFVSALGGIMLIVIVLGAIYGGVASPTEAAAVSAVYAFLISVLVYRDIGPLAHVPLRKEGEDIASATLRGIVQSVVAIPKSFTDPRVRDVVLEAAKVSIMLLFIIANAMLFAHVLTTERIPHHIADFITHLGLPSWAFLIAVNILLLVAGNFMEPSAIILIMAPILFPIAQKLGIDPIHLGIIMVVNMEVGMITPPVGLNLFVTAGITGESIGWVIKAALPWLGLLLFFLMIITYVPQVSLALPEWIDYLHGYK, encoded by the coding sequence ATGACGACACTCGCACTCTTTGCCCTGCTGTTCCTTTTCATGTTCCTAGGCATGCCGATCGCCATGGCGCTGGGCCTGTCCAGCGTGATGACAATCCTGTTTTTCTCCAGCGATTCCATCGCATCCATCGCGTTGAAATTGTTCGAATCGCTGTCTGAGCATTACACCCTGCTCGCCATCCCCTTCTTCATCCTGTCCTCAGGCTTCCTGTCGACCGGGGGTGTGGCGCGCCGCCTGATCCGTTTCGCGGTATCCATCGTCGGGCACATCAAAGGCGGGCTGGCTATGGCTTCCGTCCTCGCATGCATGCTGTTTGCCGCAGTTTCCGGCTCGTCACCGGCGACAGTTGCCGCCATCGGCAGCATTGTGATCGCCGGGATGGCCAAATCCGGTTACCCGAAAAGTTTTGCCGCCGGTGTCATCTGTAACGCAGGCACACTGGGTATCCTGATTCCGCCGTCGATTGTCATGCTGGTCTATGCCGCCGCAACGGAGGTATCCGCCGCGCGCATGTTTATGGCCGGTTTCATTCCGGGCATTTCCATGGGCCTGTTGCTGATGGTGGCAATCTATGTGGTTGCCAGGGTCAAGAACCTGCCAGCCAGCCCCTTCCCCGGCTTCGGCGAGGTCAGTGCCTCCTTTGTGAGTGCGCTGGGCGGGATCATGCTGATCGTGATCGTATTGGGTGCCATTTATGGCGGCGTCGCCAGCCCGACGGAGGCCGCTGCGGTTTCTGCGGTATACGCCTTCCTGATTTCGGTTCTGGTCTATCGCGATATCGGCCCGCTGGCGCATGTTCCCCTTCGCAAGGAGGGCGAGGATATCGCCTCTGCAACCCTGCGCGGCATCGTGCAGTCCGTGGTCGCCATCCCGAAAAGCTTCACGGATCCGCGTGTTCGTGACGTGGTTCTCGAAGCGGCCAAGGTCAGCATCATGCTGTTGTTCATCATCGCCAACGCGATGCTGTTCGCGCATGTGCTGACGACGGAACGCATTCCGCATCATATCGCCGACTTCATCACCCATCTGGGCCTGCCCTCCTGGGCGTTCCTGATCGCGGTGAACATTCTGCTGCTGGTAGCGGGCAACTTCATGGAACCCTCGGCGATTATCCTGATCATGGCGCCGATCCTGTTCCCGATCGCCCAGAAACTGGGCATCGACCCGATCCACCTGGGCATCATCATGGTGGTCAATATGGAAGTGGGCATGATCACGCCGCCGGTGGGACTGAACCTTTTCGTCACCGCCGGGATCACGGGCGAGTCTATAGGCTGGGTCATCAAGGCAGCCCTGCCATGGCTCGGCCTGCTGCTGTTCTTCCTGATGATCATCACCTATGTGCCGCAGGTCTCGCTGGCCCTGCCGGAATGGATCGACTACCTGCACGGCTATAAATAA
- a CDS encoding Gfo/Idh/MocA family oxidoreductase, with the protein MSQPVRILVVGLGNMGLSHAKAYHALDGFDIVGLCSRSATTMTGLPDQLTAYPRFDDYEAALAALKPDAVCICTYPDSHAEFAIKAFQAGAHVFLEKPVAETVAESEKVIAVARETGRKLVVGYILRHHPSWAKFVELSQTLGKPLVMRMNLNQQSSGETWGVHKNLMKSLSPIVDCGVHYLDMMCLMTRAKPVSVHAIGARLTEEIGADMYNYGQLQVRFEDGSVGWYEAGWGPMISETAFFVKDVIGPKGCVSIVAAEEAGQGHKSDDVDAHTKTSALRVHHGELDGQGRFTRADEILRMDEEPGHDELCEREQVYFHRTIVDDIDLTDHMNDAVNSLRIALAADESVRTGQIVTL; encoded by the coding sequence ATGTCGCAACCCGTCCGTATTTTGGTTGTCGGCCTCGGCAATATGGGGCTTTCCCATGCCAAGGCCTATCACGCCCTCGATGGGTTTGACATTGTCGGCCTGTGCAGCCGCAGCGCCACAACCATGACCGGCCTGCCTGACCAACTGACCGCCTACCCCCGTTTCGATGATTATGAAGCAGCGCTTGCAGCTTTGAAGCCGGATGCGGTCTGCATCTGCACCTATCCCGACAGCCATGCCGAATTCGCCATCAAGGCCTTTCAGGCAGGCGCCCATGTCTTTCTGGAAAAACCGGTCGCGGAAACCGTGGCGGAATCGGAAAAGGTTATCGCCGTTGCGCGGGAAACAGGGCGGAAACTGGTCGTTGGATATATCCTGCGCCATCACCCCTCATGGGCAAAGTTTGTCGAACTGTCTCAGACGTTGGGTAAACCGCTGGTCATGCGTATGAACCTGAACCAGCAAAGCAGCGGCGAGACCTGGGGTGTGCACAAGAACCTGATGAAAAGCCTGTCGCCCATCGTCGACTGCGGTGTCCACTATCTGGATATGATGTGCCTGATGACGCGGGCCAAACCCGTATCCGTCCATGCCATCGGCGCACGACTGACCGAGGAAATCGGTGCTGACATGTATAACTATGGGCAGTTGCAGGTCCGCTTCGAAGACGGGTCCGTTGGCTGGTATGAGGCAGGCTGGGGTCCGATGATTAGCGAGACCGCCTTCTTTGTGAAAGACGTGATCGGCCCGAAAGGCTGTGTCAGCATCGTCGCCGCGGAAGAAGCCGGACAGGGGCATAAATCCGACGATGTGGACGCTCACACCAAGACCAGCGCCCTGCGCGTCCATCATGGCGAATTGGACGGCCAGGGCCGGTTCACAAGGGCTGACGAGATATTGCGTATGGATGAAGAGCCCGGCCATGACGAACTGTGCGAGCGCGAGCAGGTCTATTTCCACCGCACCATCGTGGACGACATAGACCTGACCGACCATATGAATGATGCCGTCAACAGCCTGCGCATCGCCCTGGCGGCGGATGAATCCGTTCGTACCGGTCAGATCGTCACCTTGTAA
- a CDS encoding sigma-54-dependent transcriptional regulator, translated as MTKPAVILIDDEEHIRQSCLQALELEGIPARAFAEAETALHAITPDFDGVVVSDIRMPGLDGLTVLSRIVEQFPNLPVILITGHGDIAMAVEAMRKGAYDFIEKPFQVDRLIDVIRRGLEKHRLVQENNRLRSLLDKQTSDAEIAGRLIGRAPAMVELQQQVAAIAGTNADVLILGETGSGKEMVARCLHEFSNRRDGHFVAINCGALPANIIESELFGHEVGAFTGADKQRIGKFEYASGGTLFLDEVESMPMDLQIRLLRVLQERQVERLGSNEAIPIDVRIIAATKTDLLDASHKGEFREDLYYRLNVVTLTIPPLRQRREDIPLLFTQFSAQAALRLGQQEHTLEDSILQGLMGYEWPGNVRELRNAAERHAMGLSPLPQDRSKSSDGKNSPSLQQQMDAFERSLLINTLERTKGQVQETCERLHLPRKTFYDKLKKHGLTRADFEG; from the coding sequence ATGACCAAACCGGCAGTCATTCTGATCGACGACGAAGAGCATATCCGGCAGTCCTGCCTGCAGGCGCTGGAGCTGGAAGGCATCCCTGCCCGCGCCTTTGCCGAGGCAGAAACCGCCCTGCATGCCATCACCCCGGATTTTGACGGCGTGGTGGTCAGCGATATCCGCATGCCGGGCCTGGATGGGCTGACGGTTCTGTCGCGTATCGTCGAACAATTCCCCAATCTGCCGGTTATCCTGATCACCGGTCACGGCGACATCGCCATGGCGGTCGAGGCCATGCGAAAAGGCGCTTACGACTTTATTGAAAAGCCATTCCAGGTGGACCGGTTGATCGACGTCATCCGGCGCGGTCTGGAAAAACACCGACTGGTGCAGGAAAACAATCGCCTGCGCAGCCTGCTGGACAAACAGACCAGCGACGCGGAAATCGCCGGACGGCTGATCGGGCGCGCCCCTGCCATGGTTGAACTTCAACAGCAGGTCGCCGCAATCGCAGGCACGAATGCGGATGTCCTGATTCTGGGTGAGACAGGGTCCGGCAAGGAAATGGTCGCGCGCTGCCTGCATGAATTCAGCAACCGAAGGGATGGGCATTTCGTGGCCATCAACTGCGGCGCACTGCCTGCCAACATCATCGAAAGTGAGCTTTTCGGACATGAGGTGGGGGCCTTCACCGGGGCGGATAAACAACGGATCGGCAAGTTTGAATATGCGTCCGGCGGCACACTGTTCCTGGACGAGGTGGAAAGCATGCCCATGGACCTGCAAATTCGTCTGCTGCGCGTGCTGCAGGAACGGCAGGTAGAACGTCTCGGATCAAACGAGGCGATCCCCATCGACGTGCGTATCATCGCGGCCACCAAGACGGACCTGCTGGATGCCAGCCACAAGGGCGAATTCCGGGAAGACCTCTATTACCGGCTGAATGTGGTGACTTTGACGATCCCGCCCCTGCGCCAGCGCCGGGAGGACATTCCCCTGCTTTTCACCCAATTCTCTGCCCAGGCAGCTCTACGGCTGGGACAACAGGAACATACCCTTGAGGATAGCATCCTGCAGGGCTTGATGGGCTATGAATGGCCGGGCAATGTGCGGGAATTGCGCAATGCCGCCGAACGACATGCAATGGGCCTGTCACCGCTGCCACAGGACAGGTCAAAATCCTCGGATGGAAAGAACTCTCCTTCCCTGCAACAACAGATGGATGCCTTCGAACGCAGCCTTCTGATCAACACTTTGGAACGAACCAAAGGCCAGGTTCAGGAAACTTGTGAACGCCTTCACCTGCCGAGGAAGACCTTCTACGACAAGCTTAAAAAACACGGCCTCACCCGCGCGGATTTTGAAGGCTGA
- a CDS encoding TRAP transporter small permease: MFRFLEKLEEAVISLILVAMTLLVFVEVILRFFFNTGLLWSQEATLHMSAWLVLFGMSYGVKKGAHIGVDVLVESLPVAGKKIAGLIAVAASLAYATLLGYGGWVYLAKVKMIGIELEDMPIQKWVAHSILFIGMVWLGWRLIVLAWNTIRGDAHGFVFADEAKEALHELEEHKKDELQHGGER, translated from the coding sequence ATGTTCCGTTTCCTTGAGAAACTGGAAGAGGCTGTCATCAGTCTCATTCTGGTTGCCATGACCCTACTGGTCTTCGTAGAGGTCATCCTACGTTTCTTCTTTAACACAGGCCTGCTCTGGTCCCAGGAAGCAACGCTTCATATGTCTGCCTGGCTGGTCCTGTTCGGCATGTCATACGGCGTCAAGAAAGGCGCACATATCGGGGTGGATGTGCTGGTCGAATCCCTGCCGGTGGCGGGAAAGAAAATCGCCGGCCTGATCGCGGTTGCCGCCAGTCTGGCCTATGCCACGCTGCTTGGCTATGGCGGCTGGGTCTATCTGGCAAAGGTCAAAATGATCGGTATCGAACTGGAAGATATGCCGATCCAGAAATGGGTTGCGCATTCGATCCTGTTCATCGGCATGGTCTGGTTGGGCTGGCGTCTGATCGTGCTTGCCTGGAACACGATCAGGGGCGACGCACACGGTTTTGTCTTCGCTGACGAGGCCAAGGAAGCCCTGCATGAACTGGAAGAACACAAAAAAGATGAACTGCAACATGGTGGGGAGCGCTAA